One window of the Synechococcus sp. CC9311 genome contains the following:
- a CDS encoding phycobilisome linker polypeptide produces MPFGPASLLGVERFSAESEAPLELLPGDDDTQKEALIRAIYKQVLGNAYVMESERQLIAESQFKLGEISVRELIRRIAKSDLYRSRFFESCPRYRYIELAFRHFLGRAPVDFDEMRAHAERLDSLGFEADIDSYLDSDDYQNSYGEWIVPYQRGWKTESCKTLQEFTWSFQLLRGNSSSSLKGDLSGITAKLGGAAYQNLPLAVVPPSSKEATGWSFRRAKNLQDAPTRLGVGAGQEGTTYRVEVTGYRANNVRRISRYTKSNRVFYIPFDKLSEQFIRIHREGGKISSITPVT; encoded by the coding sequence ATGCCCTTTGGTCCTGCCTCGCTCCTAGGGGTCGAGCGTTTCTCCGCAGAGAGTGAAGCACCGCTCGAACTGCTTCCAGGCGACGACGACACCCAAAAGGAAGCCCTCATACGCGCTATCTACAAGCAAGTGCTTGGCAATGCCTACGTGATGGAGAGCGAACGGCAATTGATCGCCGAATCCCAGTTCAAGCTTGGGGAAATCAGCGTTCGTGAGCTCATCCGACGAATCGCGAAAAGCGACTTATATCGAAGCCGATTTTTCGAGTCCTGCCCGCGCTATCGATACATCGAACTTGCCTTCAGACATTTCTTAGGAAGAGCCCCGGTCGATTTTGATGAAATGCGCGCGCATGCTGAACGTCTTGACAGTTTGGGATTTGAGGCCGATATAGATAGCTATTTGGATTCTGATGACTATCAGAATTCATACGGGGAGTGGATTGTGCCCTATCAGCGTGGCTGGAAGACGGAGAGCTGCAAAACCCTTCAAGAGTTCACATGGAGTTTCCAACTTCTTCGTGGCAACAGTAGTAGCAGTCTGAAAGGTGACCTATCAGGAATCACAGCAAAACTTGGAGGGGCTGCCTACCAAAACCTTCCACTCGCTGTTGTCCCACCATCATCCAAAGAAGCAACTGGATGGAGCTTTAGGAGAGCCAAAAATCTTCAAGATGCACCTACACGCCTCGGCGTTGGAGCAGGCCAAGAAGGGACCACATATCGCGTTGAGGTAACTGGATATAGAGCTAACAATGTACGTCGAATATCACGATACACAAAATCAAATAGAGTCTTTTACATTCCCTTCGACAAACTCTCAGAGCAATTCATAAGAATACATCGTGAAGGGGGTAAAATTTCCAGCATTACACCAGTCACTTAA
- a CDS encoding pentapeptide repeat-containing protein, whose product MNFDINNWRPPELASPENITHYPVDARGADWQNKDIGNLDLREANLCRADLRGANLSGCQIENVDMRLAKYDNKTQLPEGFNIRTSGAIGPGAQLNGAFLNNADLRGIDLRKGSLMGAYLSGADLSGALLDNISMAGADLRNAILRGAMCRRTRFGTSELNMADLRGADLTEASLETVESIKGSDFSMCKGMKPNIQLLLERPAIELDHWNPLTRSSARSSLESLLLEA is encoded by the coding sequence ATGAATTTCGACATAAATAACTGGAGGCCGCCTGAATTGGCTTCGCCAGAAAATATTACCCATTACCCAGTAGATGCTCGAGGTGCGGATTGGCAAAACAAAGATATTGGAAATCTTGATTTAAGAGAGGCAAATCTGTGCCGTGCTGATTTAAGAGGCGCAAATTTGTCAGGATGTCAAATAGAAAATGTTGACATGAGGTTAGCAAAATACGACAACAAAACACAGTTACCAGAGGGGTTCAATATCCGTACTAGCGGAGCAATTGGACCAGGAGCTCAACTCAACGGAGCGTTCCTAAATAATGCGGATTTAAGAGGAATAGATCTACGAAAAGGGTCATTAATGGGGGCTTATCTAAGTGGAGCAGACCTTAGTGGTGCACTACTAGATAACATCTCAATGGCAGGAGCTGATCTACGCAATGCGATCTTAAGGGGAGCCATGTGTAGAAGAACTCGATTTGGCACTAGCGAACTTAATATGGCCGACCTAAGAGGGGCTGATTTAACAGAGGCCAGTCTGGAAACAGTCGAATCAATCAAAGGCAGCGATTTCTCTATGTGCAAAGGAATGAAGCCCAATATTCAACTTTTGCTAGAAAGGCCTGCGATCGAGTTGGACCACTGGAATCCACTAACACGAAGTAGTGCACGCTCAAGCCTCGAATCCCTGCTTTTAGAAGCATAA
- a CDS encoding phycobilisome rod-core linker polypeptide, with translation MAIPVRNYSLKSQNSRVNNLAGNNDSIKYQVTGETSASSIAARRDVDSLIEQTYKQIFFHAMSCDRDIYLESQLRSGYITMRDFIRGLLLSERFQQGYYQCSSNYRMVEQVVGRVLGRSVSGEGERLAWSIVIAEKGFANFVDQILESDEYMSNFGYDGTPAQRGRLIPGRPSGDMPIYQRFPRYGEEWRNSLISREVVNKTFTTGGVKSEMNSIVGKPPAWLIKSWLVLFAIGGFEISRVIITIGISMVRN, from the coding sequence ATGGCTATACCTGTTCGCAACTATTCTCTGAAGAGCCAGAACAGTCGGGTCAACAATCTTGCTGGTAATAATGATTCAATCAAGTATCAAGTAACAGGAGAAACATCAGCGTCTTCAATAGCAGCACGAAGAGATGTAGATAGCCTAATTGAACAAACATATAAGCAAATTTTCTTTCATGCAATGAGTTGTGACCGAGACATATATCTCGAATCACAATTAAGGAGTGGTTACATAACAATGAGAGACTTCATAAGAGGTCTCCTGTTGTCAGAAAGGTTTCAACAAGGATATTATCAATGCAGCTCGAATTACAGAATGGTGGAGCAAGTGGTGGGGAGAGTATTAGGGCGATCAGTGAGTGGCGAGGGTGAAAGATTGGCTTGGTCAATTGTAATTGCAGAGAAAGGATTCGCAAATTTTGTAGATCAAATACTAGAAAGTGATGAATATATGAGTAACTTTGGATATGATGGTACGCCAGCACAGCGTGGCAGGTTAATACCAGGTCGGCCATCTGGAGACATGCCAATTTATCAAAGATTTCCACGTTATGGTGAAGAATGGAGAAATTCACTTATTTCAAGAGAAGTCGTCAATAAAACGTTCACTACTGGTGGTGTGAAGAGCGAGATGAACTCGATCGTTGGAAAACCACCCGCATGGCTGATTAAGTCTTGGCTGGTCCTATTTGCAATTGGAGGCTTTGAAATATCACGAGTAATAATTACAATCGGAATATCGATGGTACGAAATTAA
- a CDS encoding phycobilisome rod-core linker polypeptide, which produces MVAIKPTRDFTNNTRTSFTATNKKAKEAAALTVERFKENQCKSMGIGIGPRHHGECPFGVTAEEYSATGNSALETAISSAYKQVMGNANPTDSQRCKELESQLRDGRITTRDFVAGLAKSEFYRQNYYHKVSPIRGVEHNFKHLLGRPPINQSEISACISLIADQGYDVFINRMTSSGEYLEVFGTDTVPYDRAWKSEAGFYCSTFVNMCSVSTGNASSDKIVGGRSQLVMTLANARELSTSTGNFDVSGFSYSKAVRDPSSGAFQRMFTPQTTKR; this is translated from the coding sequence ATGGTTGCCATCAAGCCAACACGTGATTTCACGAATAATACGCGCACTTCATTTACAGCAACAAATAAAAAGGCGAAAGAAGCAGCCGCTCTAACAGTAGAGAGATTTAAAGAAAACCAATGCAAATCTATGGGAATTGGTATTGGGCCAAGACATCATGGGGAATGCCCATTTGGCGTTACAGCGGAGGAATATTCAGCCACTGGAAATAGTGCTTTAGAAACAGCTATTAGCAGTGCCTATAAACAGGTGATGGGCAATGCAAATCCAACTGATAGTCAACGGTGTAAAGAGCTCGAATCCCAGCTTAGAGACGGAAGAATTACAACTAGAGATTTCGTCGCTGGGCTAGCCAAGTCAGAATTCTACAGACAGAACTATTACCACAAAGTTTCACCAATTAGAGGAGTAGAGCACAATTTCAAGCATTTGCTGGGCCGACCACCAATTAATCAAAGTGAAATTAGCGCTTGTATAAGTTTAATCGCAGACCAGGGATATGATGTATTCATTAATAGAATGACCTCATCTGGTGAATATCTTGAGGTGTTTGGTACTGACACAGTCCCTTACGATCGAGCATGGAAATCTGAAGCAGGGTTTTACTGCTCCACGTTTGTCAATATGTGCTCAGTGAGCACAGGCAACGCAAGTTCAGACAAGATTGTAGGCGGAAGAAGCCAACTCGTTATGACATTAGCCAATGCGAGAGAACTAAGTACTTCAACAGGTAACTTTGATGTCTCAGGATTTAGTTATTCAAAAGCAGTAAGGGACCCATCCTCAGGAGCATTTCAAAGAATGTTCACACCACAAACAACAAAAAGATAA
- a CDS encoding ComF family protein, translating to MKLGLRGITPVRFNAAGWYRGELRSEILRLRRNQDLSGLKAITFALQRILPANALLVPIPSWKADKRSNPLPRLICRSLERTTKTLLERCRPTVGQHHLSRSQRLVNMQSAFAIHPDQRSRCISATPTWIVDDILTSGATAQEAIKTLKNAGWEVRGLICLGRTP from the coding sequence ATGAAATTGGGACTGAGGGGGATCACCCCTGTTCGTTTCAACGCGGCCGGTTGGTATCGGGGAGAGCTTCGCAGCGAAATACTGCGCCTACGGCGCAATCAAGACTTATCAGGACTGAAGGCGATTACTTTCGCTCTGCAGCGAATCCTTCCGGCGAATGCTCTCTTGGTTCCAATCCCCAGTTGGAAAGCGGATAAGCGATCCAATCCGCTGCCACGATTGATCTGCCGGAGCCTTGAACGAACCACCAAGACGCTGCTGGAACGTTGTCGGCCAACCGTGGGCCAACACCACCTCAGTCGCAGTCAACGGCTTGTCAACATGCAATCTGCCTTCGCAATCCATCCAGATCAACGATCTAGGTGCATTTCTGCAACACCCACTTGGATTGTCGATGACATCCTCACCAGTGGAGCCACAGCTCAAGAAGCAATCAAAACGTTAAAGAACGCGGGGTGGGAGGTCAGGGGATTGATCTGCCTAGGGCGCACCCCGTGA
- a CDS encoding DUF2470 domain-containing protein, producing the protein MTADPLTPAVSERICRHMNDDHGDAVLQFALHYGGVSAANIATMTAVNADAMSLEVDGKPLRIPFDHTLTDSEDAHRTMVAMLRAMPSDGSKGES; encoded by the coding sequence ATGACCGCTGATCCGCTTACCCCCGCTGTTAGCGAACGCATTTGTCGTCACATGAATGATGACCATGGCGATGCAGTGCTTCAGTTCGCCCTCCATTACGGAGGGGTTAGTGCTGCCAATATCGCCACCATGACGGCCGTCAATGCTGACGCGATGAGCCTTGAGGTAGACGGGAAACCCCTCAGGATTCCATTTGATCACACACTCACTGACAGTGAGGATGCCCACCGCACCATGGTGGCCATGCTGAGAGCCATGCCCTCTGACGGGAGCAAAGGGGAATCCTGA
- a CDS encoding FGGY-family carbohydrate kinase has product MSQDPLVLGIDLGTSGVRIAVIDSNFALLQTESSPYQIGLINPFDWRERCCTLIGRLKPDYRHRLKAIAVDGTSGTLLACDQQGLPLADALPYSFSCSTFADQLEKLSPQGGPASSTSGSLARALHLFDQHKTKAPLLLRHQADWISGWLLDNWSYGEEGNNLRLGWNLSKRAWPDSFISQPWWDALPEIRASGSVLGPLSSQRAKDLDLPEDLLVVAGTTDSNAAVLTADAEDDEGITVLGSTLVLKRFTDQPLAPWAGTSNHRVGGRWLCGGASNAGAAVLKQLFPDIDLAELSRQIDPDQNSGLQLRPLPRCGERFPVDDPQLKPILTPRPVSDSLYLHGLLEGLTQIEHAGWQRLTSLGADPPRKIVTLGGGARNPQWRRLRERQLGVPIRSCNTPPAAGVARLALQAVKAPDKTHHLREN; this is encoded by the coding sequence ATGAGCCAAGATCCGCTGGTGCTCGGCATTGACCTAGGCACCAGCGGTGTCCGAATTGCTGTCATCGACAGCAACTTTGCTCTGCTCCAGACCGAAAGTTCGCCGTACCAGATCGGTCTGATCAACCCCTTCGACTGGCGAGAGCGATGTTGCACATTGATCGGGCGCCTCAAGCCCGATTATCGACATCGCCTTAAAGCCATCGCCGTGGATGGCACCTCAGGAACATTGCTGGCATGCGATCAACAGGGCCTGCCCCTTGCGGATGCTTTGCCCTATTCATTCTCATGCTCAACATTCGCTGATCAGCTCGAAAAATTGAGTCCACAGGGTGGACCAGCTTCAAGCACCAGTGGGAGCCTTGCACGGGCGCTGCACCTATTCGACCAACACAAAACCAAAGCCCCTCTCCTGCTTCGCCATCAAGCCGACTGGATAAGCGGGTGGCTTCTTGACAATTGGAGCTATGGGGAGGAAGGCAACAACCTTCGACTGGGATGGAACCTGAGCAAAAGAGCTTGGCCAGACAGCTTCATCAGCCAACCCTGGTGGGATGCACTTCCAGAGATTCGCGCCAGTGGCTCAGTACTTGGCCCCCTTTCGTCCCAACGCGCCAAGGATCTAGACCTGCCAGAGGATCTACTGGTTGTCGCTGGAACAACAGATTCGAATGCGGCCGTTCTCACAGCTGATGCTGAAGACGACGAGGGCATCACAGTGCTGGGAAGCACCTTGGTGCTTAAACGGTTCACCGATCAGCCCCTCGCTCCTTGGGCAGGGACCTCCAACCATCGCGTGGGGGGCCGTTGGTTATGCGGAGGAGCCTCCAATGCGGGTGCTGCGGTGCTGAAACAACTCTTTCCTGATATCGACCTCGCTGAACTTAGCCGTCAGATCGATCCTGATCAAAACAGCGGCTTACAGCTGCGCCCACTTCCCAGATGCGGAGAGCGATTTCCCGTTGATGACCCCCAGCTCAAACCCATACTCACACCCCGTCCTGTCAGCGATTCCCTCTATCTGCATGGCCTTTTAGAGGGATTAACGCAAATTGAACACGCGGGATGGCAACGCCTTACAAGCCTTGGAGCCGATCCGCCAAGAAAGATCGTGACCCTTGGAGGTGGAGCGCGCAATCCTCAATGGCGTCGCCTGCGCGAGCGCCAACTCGGTGTTCCGATCCGCAGTTGCAACACACCTCCAGCCGCCGGAGTCGCGCGTCTGGCTCTGCAGGCTGTGAAAGCACCAGACAAGACTCATCATCTAAGGGAGAATTAG
- the metK gene encoding methionine adenosyltransferase: MSRYVFTSESVTEGHPDKICDQVSDAVLDALLAQDSTSRVACETVVNTGLCMITGEVTSKAQVDFIHLVRDVIRDIGYSGARAGGFDATSCAVLVALDQQSPDIAQGVDEADDHAGDPLDKVGAGDQGIMFGYACNETPELMPLPISLAHRLARRLAEVRHNGTLDYLLPDGKTQVSVVYENDKPVEIDTILISTQHTAEVTGLTDEQEVRNRISEDLWTHVVLPATADLPLKPDRANCRYLVNPTGKFVVGGPQGDAGLTGRKIIVDTYGGYARHGGGAFSGKDPTKVDRSAAYAARYVAKALVAAGLANRAEVQLSYAIGVAKPVSILVESFGSGKVSNAELTDLVQEHFDLRPGAIIEQFKLREMPSLNGGRFYRDTAAYGHFGRPDLNLPWEDVGDKAASLKQAEANRIQSGSSL, translated from the coding sequence ATGAGTCGATACGTTTTCACTTCCGAATCCGTAACGGAAGGACATCCTGACAAGATCTGCGATCAAGTCAGTGATGCCGTACTGGATGCTCTCCTAGCCCAAGACAGCACAAGCCGGGTGGCCTGCGAAACGGTTGTGAATACCGGTCTTTGCATGATCACAGGTGAAGTCACCTCCAAAGCCCAAGTGGATTTTATCCATCTTGTACGCGATGTGATTCGAGATATCGGCTACAGCGGAGCGCGAGCCGGTGGCTTTGACGCCACGAGCTGTGCCGTACTCGTTGCCCTTGACCAACAATCCCCTGATATTGCCCAGGGCGTTGATGAAGCCGATGATCACGCCGGCGATCCCCTCGACAAAGTCGGAGCTGGTGATCAAGGAATCATGTTTGGCTACGCCTGCAATGAAACGCCAGAGCTGATGCCTTTGCCCATCAGCCTTGCCCACAGACTGGCAAGGCGCCTGGCCGAAGTCCGCCATAACGGAACACTCGATTACCTGCTCCCTGACGGCAAGACCCAGGTGAGCGTTGTCTACGAAAACGACAAGCCAGTTGAGATCGACACCATCCTGATCTCAACCCAACACACCGCCGAGGTGACTGGTTTAACCGATGAGCAAGAGGTGCGAAATCGCATCAGTGAAGACCTTTGGACTCACGTTGTCCTGCCAGCGACTGCCGACCTACCTCTGAAGCCCGATCGCGCCAATTGCCGCTATCTGGTCAACCCCACCGGCAAATTCGTGGTCGGTGGTCCTCAGGGTGATGCCGGTCTCACGGGTCGAAAAATCATCGTCGACACCTACGGCGGCTATGCCCGTCACGGTGGTGGTGCCTTCTCAGGCAAAGACCCCACCAAGGTGGATCGCTCCGCTGCTTATGCCGCACGATACGTAGCAAAAGCACTTGTGGCAGCGGGTCTTGCGAATCGTGCAGAAGTTCAACTGAGCTACGCCATTGGAGTGGCCAAACCGGTATCGATCCTTGTGGAGTCTTTCGGCTCAGGCAAGGTGTCCAATGCTGAGCTCACAGACCTTGTACAAGAGCACTTTGACCTTCGTCCTGGAGCCATCATCGAGCAGTTCAAGCTGCGAGAAATGCCTTCCCTCAACGGTGGACGCTTCTACCGCGACACGGCTGCCTATGGCCATTTTGGCCGCCCAGATCTCAACTTGCCCTGGGAAGACGTCGGTGACAAAGCGGCTTCCCTGAAGCAAGCGGAAGCGAACCGCATCCAATCCGGAAGCAGCCTCTAG
- a CDS encoding HAD family hydrolase: MAHLSLRGHSLGLIHGVLFDKDGTLSHSEPHLIELADARIEEIIRVFASRGASTDVQSQLEGLLKRAMGRCDSGLIPDGPLAVASRQHNLLSTATLFCLFDLSWPQALVLAEEIFDSVDRLHKHNATKESLSARNPLPHSRELLNELHSAGVICAVISNDTQHGIEQFLQDHGLSDFITGIWSADDTPCKPDPGAVHGLCRQLHLDPSQCALIGDADSDLLMARRAGIGYALGYVAGWHRPPDLTSHQYLIHHWQELRVEQAL, from the coding sequence ATGGCTCATTTATCTCTTAGAGGCCATTCACTTGGCTTAATCCATGGGGTGCTGTTCGACAAGGACGGCACCCTTTCCCATAGCGAACCCCATCTCATTGAGCTGGCCGACGCCAGGATTGAGGAAATCATTCGCGTCTTTGCCTCCCGTGGCGCATCAACCGACGTGCAAAGTCAACTCGAGGGATTGCTTAAGCGCGCGATGGGCCGCTGCGACTCCGGCTTGATTCCCGATGGACCATTGGCCGTCGCTTCGCGTCAACACAATCTGTTGAGCACCGCAACGCTTTTCTGTCTCTTTGATCTCAGCTGGCCTCAGGCACTCGTACTCGCAGAAGAGATTTTTGACTCCGTAGACCGCCTCCACAAGCACAACGCCACGAAAGAAAGCCTCAGCGCCAGAAACCCTCTGCCCCATTCAAGAGAATTGCTCAACGAGCTGCACAGCGCAGGTGTGATCTGTGCCGTGATCAGCAATGACACCCAGCATGGAATCGAACAATTTCTTCAAGACCATGGCTTGAGCGACTTCATCACAGGAATCTGGAGCGCTGATGACACCCCATGTAAACCAGACCCAGGGGCCGTGCATGGTCTTTGCAGACAATTGCATTTGGATCCATCTCAGTGCGCACTGATCGGTGATGCCGACTCAGATCTGCTGATGGCACGCCGCGCAGGCATTGGTTATGCACTTGGGTATGTGGCGGGATGGCATCGCCCCCCCGACCTGACATCCCATCAATATTTGATCCATCACTGGCAAGAGCTAAGGGTTGAACAAGCTCTGTAG
- a CDS encoding 30S ribosomal protein S1, with product MTVTPTDPAQDLAVDSTTPIDESTAVEATADQADFGTDEDLSIPEDIPTADDPSSRANPKDLDGAGFTIDDFASLLSKYDYNFKPGDIVNGTVFALETKGAMIDIGAKTAAFMPLQEVSINRVEGLSDVLQPGEIREFFIMSEENEDGQLSLSVRRIEYQRAWERVRQLQKEDATIYSEVFATNRGGALVRVEGLRGFIPGSHISTRKPKEELVADFLPLKFLEVDEERNRLVLSHRRALVERKMNRLEVGEVVIGTVRGIKPYGAFIDIGGVSGLLHISEISHEHIETPHSVLNVNDQMKVMIIDLDAERGRISLSTKALEPEPGDMLTDPQKVFDKAEEMAARYKQMLLEQAEEGEEPLSSMMV from the coding sequence ATGACTGTTACCCCAACCGATCCGGCTCAGGATCTCGCTGTGGACTCAACCACTCCCATCGACGAGAGCACTGCCGTCGAAGCCACAGCGGACCAAGCCGATTTCGGAACGGACGAGGATCTCAGCATCCCGGAAGACATTCCTACTGCGGATGATCCCAGCAGTCGTGCCAACCCTAAGGATTTGGATGGAGCCGGCTTCACGATTGATGATTTCGCCTCACTTCTTAGCAAGTACGACTACAACTTCAAGCCAGGCGACATTGTTAACGGCACAGTATTCGCGCTGGAGACAAAGGGGGCAATGATCGATATCGGCGCCAAAACAGCCGCATTCATGCCACTCCAAGAGGTCTCTATCAACAGAGTGGAAGGTCTCAGCGACGTGTTGCAACCCGGTGAGATTCGGGAATTCTTCATCATGAGTGAAGAGAACGAAGACGGCCAACTCTCTCTCTCGGTTCGCCGTATCGAGTATCAGCGTGCCTGGGAACGGGTGCGTCAGCTGCAAAAAGAAGACGCCACCATTTATTCAGAAGTGTTCGCCACCAACCGTGGTGGTGCGCTCGTTCGGGTGGAAGGCCTGCGCGGCTTCATCCCTGGATCCCACATCAGCACGCGCAAACCTAAAGAAGAGCTGGTTGCAGACTTCTTGCCTCTCAAGTTCCTCGAAGTCGACGAAGAGCGCAATCGTTTGGTTCTCAGTCATCGCCGCGCCCTGGTCGAGCGCAAGATGAATCGCCTTGAGGTCGGCGAAGTGGTGATCGGAACCGTTCGTGGCATCAAGCCTTACGGCGCGTTTATCGACATCGGTGGGGTGAGCGGTTTGCTTCACATTTCCGAAATCAGTCACGAGCACATCGAAACGCCCCATTCCGTGCTGAATGTGAATGATCAAATGAAAGTGATGATCATCGATCTAGATGCTGAACGCGGTCGGATCTCACTCTCTACCAAGGCACTGGAGCCAGAACCCGGTGACATGCTCACCGATCCTCAAAAGGTCTTTGATAAGGCAGAGGAAATGGCTGCTCGCTACAAGCAGATGCTTCTTGAGCAAGCGGAAGAAGGAGAAGAGCCCTTGAGCTCGATGATGGTCTGA
- the nrdR gene encoding transcriptional regulator NrdR: MQCPSCQNTDSRVLESRAAEGGRSVRRRRECLNCEFRFTTYERVEMVPITVIKRNGHREIFNRSKLLHGLSRACEKTGLTPSKLEEIVDNLELSLQQSSSREITSSEIGELVLSHLKGLSEVAYVRFASVYRHFRSVSDFVSTLEGMNADKAELAALV, from the coding sequence ATGCAGTGCCCCTCCTGCCAAAACACGGATAGCCGGGTTCTCGAGTCGAGAGCAGCCGAGGGCGGAAGAAGTGTGCGTCGGCGTCGTGAATGCCTAAATTGTGAATTCCGATTCACGACTTACGAGCGGGTAGAGATGGTTCCAATCACCGTGATCAAACGCAATGGTCATCGTGAGATTTTTAACCGCAGCAAACTGCTTCACGGCCTAAGCCGAGCCTGCGAAAAAACTGGGTTAACGCCAAGCAAACTCGAAGAGATCGTTGACAATCTCGAACTCAGTCTTCAGCAAAGCAGTAGCCGTGAGATCACCAGTTCAGAGATTGGTGAGTTGGTGCTGAGTCATCTCAAGGGGCTCAGCGAAGTCGCTTACGTGCGTTTTGCCTCGGTGTATCGACACTTTCGAAGCGTTAGCGATTTCGTCTCCACGCTCGAGGGGATGAACGCAGACAAAGCTGAACTCGCCGCACTCGTCTAA
- a CDS encoding photosystem II reaction center protein T, with amino-acid sequence MESFAYILILGLAIATLFFAIAFRDPPKIGK; translated from the coding sequence ATGGAAAGCTTCGCTTACATCCTCATCCTCGGCCTGGCGATTGCCACCTTGTTCTTCGCAATCGCATTTCGCGATCCACCGAAGATCGGTAAGTAG
- the psbB gene encoding photosystem II chlorophyll-binding protein CP47, translated as MGLPWYRVHTVVINDPGRLLAVHLMHTALVAGWAGSMALYELAIFDPSDPVLNPMWRQGMFVMPFMSRLGVTGSWGGWSITGETGVDPGFWSFEGVAAAHIVFSGLLMLAAIWHWTYWDLEIWQDPRTGEPALDLPKIFGIHLLLAGLGCFGFGAFHLTGVFGPGMWISDPYSLTGHLEAVQPSWGPEGFNPFNPGGIVAHHIAAGIVGIIAGIFHITTRPPERLYKALRMGNIETVLASAIAAVFFAAFIVAGTMWYGAAATPVELFGPTRYQWDQSYFKTEINRRVQTALDEGASIDEAYAAIPEKLAFYDYVGNSPAKGGLFRVGPMVNGDGLATGWIGHPVFTDKEGRELQVRRLPNFFENFPVVLEDNDGIVRADIPFRRAEAKYSFEQKGVTATVYGGSLDGKVFTDPADVKRLARKAQLGEGFEFDRETYNSDGTFRSSPRGWFTFGHATFALLFFFGHIWHGARTLYRDVFAGIDPDLGEQVEFGLFQKLGDKSTRRLPEGYVPPTGSTPLS; from the coding sequence ATGGGATTGCCCTGGTATCGGGTGCACACCGTCGTCATTAACGACCCCGGCCGACTCCTGGCCGTGCACCTCATGCACACTGCCCTCGTTGCCGGCTGGGCCGGCTCGATGGCCCTCTACGAACTAGCAATTTTTGATCCATCGGATCCAGTCCTGAACCCCATGTGGCGCCAGGGCATGTTTGTCATGCCCTTCATGTCGCGACTTGGCGTTACCGGAAGCTGGGGAGGTTGGAGTATCACCGGAGAAACGGGAGTCGATCCTGGCTTCTGGAGTTTCGAAGGCGTTGCAGCCGCTCATATCGTCTTCAGCGGTCTCTTGATGCTTGCTGCGATTTGGCACTGGACGTATTGGGATCTTGAAATTTGGCAAGATCCCCGTACGGGCGAACCAGCTCTTGACCTTCCGAAAATTTTCGGCATCCACCTTCTCCTCGCAGGACTTGGCTGTTTTGGATTTGGTGCCTTTCACCTCACAGGTGTCTTCGGACCTGGAATGTGGATCTCTGATCCGTATTCATTAACGGGTCACTTAGAAGCGGTTCAACCATCGTGGGGGCCAGAAGGCTTCAACCCGTTTAACCCAGGCGGGATTGTGGCCCACCACATTGCCGCAGGCATCGTGGGAATCATTGCCGGTATTTTCCACATCACAACGCGACCGCCGGAGCGCCTCTACAAGGCCTTACGGATGGGAAATATTGAGACTGTGCTTGCCAGCGCTATCGCAGCTGTGTTCTTCGCTGCCTTCATCGTGGCTGGAACCATGTGGTACGGCGCCGCTGCCACTCCTGTCGAACTGTTTGGCCCCACTCGTTATCAGTGGGATCAGAGTTACTTCAAGACAGAAATCAATCGCCGCGTTCAAACGGCCCTTGACGAAGGCGCCTCCATTGATGAGGCCTACGCAGCCATACCCGAAAAACTGGCTTTCTACGACTATGTCGGCAACAGTCCTGCCAAAGGCGGCCTGTTCCGTGTTGGTCCGATGGTGAATGGAGACGGTCTCGCCACCGGATGGATTGGTCATCCTGTCTTCACCGACAAAGAAGGACGTGAACTTCAAGTGCGTCGTCTTCCCAACTTCTTCGAGAACTTCCCAGTTGTTCTTGAAGACAACGACGGCATCGTTCGCGCAGACATTCCGTTCCGTCGTGCCGAAGCCAAGTATTCCTTCGAACAGAAGGGAGTTACAGCAACCGTTTATGGCGGTTCTCTCGATGGCAAGGTCTTCACTGATCCTGCTGACGTGAAACGCCTGGCCCGTAAGGCCCAACTCGGTGAAGGTTTTGAATTCGATCGCGAAACCTATAACTCGGACGGAACGTTCCGCAGTTCACCACGCGGCTGGTTCACGTTCGGGCACGCAACTTTCGCCCTGCTCTTCTTCTTCGGCCACATCTGGCACGGTGCTCGCACCCTCTACCGTGACGTGTTCGCAGGAATCGACCCAGATCTTGGCGAACAGGTTGAATTCGGCCTCTTCCAAAAACTTGGCGACAAATCCACCCGTCGCCTACCCGAGGGATATGTTCCTCCCACGGGATCCACACCCCTCAGCTGA